A genomic segment from Acuticoccus sediminis encodes:
- the fabI gene encoding enoyl-ACP reductase FabI, giving the protein MSRPETKANLLEGYRGLVVGIANDRSIAWGCARAFHALGAELAVTYLNDRARPYVEPLAAEVGAPIVMPLDVAVPGQMEAVFERITEVWGALDFVVHSIAFSPRETLAGRVTDVPLDGFLKTMEVSCWSFIRMGHLAEPLMKSGGTLFTMTYYGSQMVVENYNVMGVAKAALESAVRYMAAELGPKGIRVHAISPGPLATRAASGIPEFDELLDKARAKAPARALVSIDDVGAATAFLAHRAAKLITGQVLYIDGGYHIID; this is encoded by the coding sequence ATGTCCCGACCGGAGACGAAGGCGAACCTGCTGGAGGGCTATCGCGGCCTCGTCGTCGGTATCGCCAACGACCGCTCCATCGCCTGGGGCTGCGCGCGGGCCTTCCACGCGCTCGGCGCCGAGCTTGCCGTCACCTACCTCAACGACAGGGCCCGCCCGTACGTCGAGCCGCTGGCGGCGGAGGTGGGGGCGCCGATCGTCATGCCGCTCGACGTCGCCGTGCCCGGCCAGATGGAGGCCGTCTTCGAGCGCATCACCGAGGTCTGGGGGGCGCTCGACTTCGTGGTCCACTCCATCGCCTTCTCGCCGCGCGAGACGCTGGCCGGCCGGGTCACCGACGTGCCGCTCGACGGCTTCCTGAAGACGATGGAGGTGTCCTGCTGGTCATTCATCCGCATGGGCCACCTCGCCGAACCGCTGATGAAGAGCGGCGGCACGCTGTTCACGATGACCTACTACGGCTCGCAGATGGTGGTGGAGAACTACAACGTCATGGGCGTCGCGAAGGCCGCGCTCGAGAGCGCGGTCCGCTACATGGCGGCCGAGCTGGGGCCGAAGGGCATCCGCGTCCACGCGATCTCGCCCGGCCCGCTCGCGACCCGCGCCGCATCAGGCATCCCCGAGTTCGACGAGCTGCTCGACAAGGCGAGGGCGAAGGCGCCGGCCCGCGCCCTGGTGTCGATCGACGACGTCGGTGCGGCGACCGCCTTCCTCGCCCACCGCGCCGCCAAGCTCATCACCGGCCAGGTCCTCTACATCGACGGTGGCTACCACATCATCGACTAG
- a CDS encoding M28 family peptidase, whose amino-acid sequence MTDRTDSQLLDEFNAICDCGGRLSGTPSEEAATALMARLGAAATGVEAARKAVPYTAWRADAASLVGPGGRSCDLQPLLRCGATPAGGIEAEVLDLGRGTPEAFEAHAGEIPGRIVMVRHELMFSADTIHRRVKIQRAIEAGAAGFLIVGPAPGMTVSGSASVAGAPTLPAAGISPETAAALCPTAGARPRVRLTIAVSERASTATNLLFDVPADDGCVVLSAHIDGHDPAESAIDNGSGLAVALEVARRAIARRSEWARGLRVAFFNVEEWALTGSEHYVAALSDAERAAIALNVNLDSVAGGASLTALTSGFAGIEPFLLDAAGSAGIPLGLHRPFQSNSDHANFARAGIPAFRLVAGFGDTGAAARYVLTARDTRSAVQPGELTRAARLSEAILMAALTAPADATAAWRRAETA is encoded by the coding sequence ATGACCGACCGCACCGACAGCCAGCTACTCGACGAGTTCAACGCCATCTGCGATTGCGGCGGACGCCTGAGCGGCACCCCTTCCGAGGAAGCCGCGACCGCTCTGATGGCCAGGCTGGGCGCGGCGGCGACCGGGGTCGAAGCGGCGCGCAAGGCCGTGCCCTACACCGCCTGGCGCGCCGACGCCGCCAGCCTCGTCGGACCGGGCGGACGGTCCTGCGACCTCCAGCCCCTCCTGCGCTGCGGCGCCACTCCGGCCGGTGGAATCGAGGCGGAGGTCCTCGACCTCGGCCGCGGCACGCCCGAGGCGTTCGAGGCGCATGCGGGCGAGATCCCGGGCCGCATCGTGATGGTGCGCCACGAACTGATGTTCTCCGCCGACACCATCCACCGCCGCGTCAAGATCCAGCGGGCGATCGAGGCCGGAGCCGCCGGTTTCCTCATCGTCGGTCCGGCCCCCGGCATGACCGTCAGCGGCTCCGCGTCGGTCGCCGGCGCGCCGACGCTCCCCGCCGCCGGCATCTCGCCCGAGACCGCCGCCGCCCTCTGCCCGACCGCCGGGGCCCGTCCCCGCGTCCGCCTCACCATTGCGGTGAGCGAGCGTGCCTCGACCGCCACCAATCTCCTCTTCGACGTGCCGGCGGACGACGGCTGCGTCGTCCTCTCGGCCCACATCGACGGCCACGACCCCGCCGAGAGCGCCATCGACAACGGTTCCGGACTCGCCGTCGCGCTGGAAGTCGCGCGCCGGGCGATCGCGCGGCGCAGCGAATGGGCGCGCGGCCTGCGCGTCGCGTTCTTCAACGTCGAGGAATGGGCGCTCACCGGCTCGGAGCACTATGTCGCCGCGCTGAGCGACGCCGAACGGGCCGCGATCGCGCTCAACGTGAACCTCGACTCGGTCGCCGGCGGCGCCTCGCTCACCGCACTGACCAGCGGCTTCGCCGGTATCGAACCGTTCCTGCTCGACGCGGCCGGCAGCGCGGGGATCCCGCTCGGCCTTCACCGCCCGTTCCAGTCGAACTCCGACCATGCGAACTTCGCGAGGGCCGGAATCCCCGCCTTCCGCCTCGTCGCAGGGTTCGGCGACACCGGGGCCGCCGCCCGCTACGTCCTCACCGCCCGCGACACCCGCAGCGCCGTCCAGCCCGGCGAGCTCACCAGGGCGGCGAGGCTGAGCGAGGCCATCCTGATGGCCGCGCTCACCGCCCCCGCCGATGCCACCGCCGCCTGGCGCCGGGCCGAGACGGCCTGA
- a CDS encoding LysR family transcriptional regulator, producing the protein MQIDVKLLEAFRAVVENTSVTGAAQVLGVTQPAVSAQISRLEAQVGFPLFDRANGRLRISAEGRRFYEEVRTVLGGLDKLADIATTIRNGERESLVIASHPGGSTALLPTVMPALLEKRPGLRARMIHRTSEEVAAVFEAGGADVAICEWPVSVSDAPVKRYRLPCVAIVPRGHALAGRPHLTPRDLDGDTLIGMAETRLIGHTMREVFVSAGARWQPAIVSEYFSTICGLVASGAGVALVDVLSARFFAGLGLTPVPFAPDVTYEIAVFRRTLDQPEPVSDDLLALIDQRIRQVQTPDPTLAPQPTETP; encoded by the coding sequence ATGCAGATCGACGTCAAACTGCTCGAAGCCTTCCGCGCCGTGGTCGAGAACACCTCCGTCACCGGCGCGGCACAGGTGCTGGGCGTGACGCAGCCCGCCGTCAGCGCCCAGATCTCGCGCCTCGAGGCGCAGGTCGGCTTCCCGCTGTTCGATCGCGCCAACGGGCGGCTCAGGATCAGCGCGGAGGGCCGGCGCTTCTACGAGGAGGTGCGGACCGTCCTCGGCGGGCTCGACAAGCTCGCCGACATCGCCACGACGATCCGCAACGGCGAACGGGAATCGCTCGTCATCGCGAGCCATCCGGGCGGCTCGACGGCGCTGCTTCCGACCGTGATGCCGGCCCTGCTGGAGAAGCGCCCCGGCCTGCGCGCGCGGATGATCCACCGCACGTCCGAGGAGGTGGCCGCGGTCTTCGAGGCCGGCGGCGCGGACGTCGCGATCTGCGAATGGCCCGTCTCCGTCAGCGACGCGCCGGTCAAGCGCTATCGCCTGCCGTGCGTCGCCATCGTCCCGCGCGGCCACGCCCTGGCCGGCCGCCCGCACCTCACGCCGCGCGACCTCGACGGCGACACGCTGATCGGCATGGCCGAGACCCGTCTCATCGGCCACACCATGCGCGAGGTCTTCGTCTCTGCCGGCGCGCGCTGGCAGCCGGCCATCGTCAGCGAGTATTTCAGCACCATCTGCGGCCTCGTCGCCTCCGGCGCGGGTGTCGCGCTGGTCGACGTGCTCTCGGCGCGCTTCTTCGCCGGCCTCGGCCTCACGCCGGTCCCCTTCGCGCCGGACGTCACCTACGAGATCGCCGTCTTCCGCAGGACGCTCGACCAGCCCGAGCCGGTGAGCGACGACCTCCTCGCCCTCATCGACCAGAGGATCCGGCAGGTGCAGACACCGGATCCGACCCTCGCCCCCCAGCCGACAGAGACGCCATGA
- a CDS encoding amino acid ABC transporter ATP-binding protein, giving the protein MQSSQNGTIAAEPLIAVDALVKRFGDLTVLHGVSMNIGSGEVVCVIGPSGSGKTTLLRSVALLEAPSGGRIAMNGRVIATAEPTRAVKRAAREVRSDIGMVFQHFNLWPHMNVLDNIIEAPLRVRRTPRDQAIAEAEALLAKVGLSDKRDTYPSQLSGGQQQRVAIARALAMHPAVLLFDEATSALDPELKREVLLVMRALAAEGMTMMVVTHEMNFARNVGSRVVFMDAGEIVEEGDPAAFFDHPTTDRAVRFLRQFED; this is encoded by the coding sequence GTGCAAAGCTCGCAAAACGGGACGATCGCAGCCGAACCGCTGATCGCCGTCGACGCGCTGGTGAAGCGCTTCGGTGACCTGACCGTGCTGCACGGCGTGTCGATGAACATCGGCTCCGGCGAGGTGGTATGCGTCATCGGCCCGTCCGGCTCGGGCAAGACGACGCTGCTGCGCTCCGTCGCCCTGCTGGAAGCCCCCTCCGGCGGACGCATCGCCATGAACGGCCGTGTCATCGCCACGGCGGAGCCGACCCGCGCCGTCAAGCGCGCGGCCCGCGAGGTGCGGTCCGACATCGGCATGGTGTTCCAGCACTTCAATCTGTGGCCGCACATGAACGTGCTCGACAACATCATCGAGGCGCCGCTCAGGGTCCGCCGCACGCCCCGCGACCAGGCGATCGCGGAGGCGGAGGCGCTGCTCGCCAAGGTCGGCCTGTCCGACAAGCGCGACACCTACCCGAGCCAGCTCTCGGGCGGGCAGCAGCAGCGCGTTGCGATCGCGCGGGCGCTCGCGATGCACCCCGCCGTCCTCCTCTTCGACGAGGCGACGTCCGCCCTCGACCCGGAGCTGAAGCGCGAGGTGCTCCTCGTCATGCGCGCGCTCGCCGCCGAAGGCATGACCATGATGGTCGTCACCCACGAGATGAATTTCGCCCGCAACGTCGGCTCCCGCGTCGTCTTCATGGACGCCGGCGAAATCGTCGAGGAGGGCGACCCCGCCGCCTTCTTCGACCATCCCACAACCGACCGCGCTGTCCGCTTCCTGCGGCAGTTCGAAGACTGA
- a CDS encoding ABC transporter substrate-binding protein has translation MKLGHVLALTASLAAGSAFMQLASTQPAAAQQTESALYDITKSGTLRVCQYPSYYSISYRNPKTGEIEGIDADLSKELAKELGVELEIVESSFGTFIADLQADKCEIGMFGVGATLKRAQAVAFSDPYLLTSIYAVGRKGGKIESWEDIDQEGNKVAVTLGSYIEPFMKSYLKNAEVVTVAPPATREGELMANRADVIMTDYPTAIKVTDEFDWAVTIEPNETLRLTPYSYVVRQGDQIWLNYVNLFVKTIKLDGRLKFFAEKNKLGPIVAP, from the coding sequence ATGAAACTTGGACACGTCCTGGCGCTCACCGCCAGCCTCGCGGCCGGCTCAGCCTTCATGCAGCTGGCGTCCACGCAGCCGGCGGCCGCCCAGCAGACCGAGTCGGCCCTCTACGACATCACCAAGTCCGGCACGCTGCGGGTGTGCCAGTACCCGAGCTACTACTCGATCTCCTACCGCAACCCGAAGACGGGCGAGATCGAGGGGATCGACGCCGACCTCTCCAAGGAGCTCGCCAAGGAGCTGGGCGTCGAGCTCGAGATCGTCGAGTCGAGCTTCGGCACGTTCATCGCCGACCTGCAGGCCGACAAGTGCGAGATCGGCATGTTCGGCGTCGGCGCGACGCTGAAGCGCGCGCAGGCGGTCGCCTTCTCCGACCCCTACCTGCTGACCAGCATCTACGCCGTCGGCCGGAAGGGCGGAAAGATCGAGAGCTGGGAAGACATCGACCAGGAGGGCAACAAGGTCGCCGTGACGCTCGGCAGCTACATCGAGCCCTTCATGAAGAGCTACCTCAAGAATGCCGAGGTCGTGACCGTGGCCCCGCCCGCCACCCGCGAGGGCGAGCTGATGGCCAACCGCGCCGACGTCATCATGACGGACTACCCGACCGCCATCAAAGTGACCGACGAATTCGACTGGGCCGTCACCATCGAGCCGAACGAGACGCTGCGTCTCACCCCGTACTCCTACGTGGTGCGGCAGGGCGACCAGATCTGGCTGAACTACGTCAACCTGTTCGTGAAGACCATAAAGCTGGACGGGCGGCTGAAGTTCTTCGCCGAGAAGAACAAGCTCGGCCCGATCGTCGCGCCCTGA